Proteins found in one Helicobacter sp. NHP19-003 genomic segment:
- a CDS encoding cell surface protein, with protein MERIWAQRGGLFLACCLGAFVGCGQPPNGGAPINYNFNYKEDITNTVNHNHLQTSRASAPTQTQTKTTQIVKLKTSGSKKVVFSQENYYPLSGREVGIEESHGKLYLDIFSYKLQKFMQGEVFLTKRQTQTFRLNNSSTQITNIEGRIKTYEYTQTKQKDHNINAPYQRYALQQKTPSRFEIAIDKIPYEFDTQGCRIVIRKQLIDTFANSKEVMINLDFKRELRNKAGFDLFLECPW; from the coding sequence ATGGAGCGGATTTGGGCGCAAAGGGGGGGCTTGTTTTTAGCGTGTTGCTTGGGGGCGTTTGTGGGGTGCGGGCAACCCCCAAATGGCGGTGCCCCCATCAACTACAACTTCAACTACAAAGAAGACATCACAAACACGGTCAACCACAACCACTTACAAACTTCAAGGGCAAGCGCACCCACCCAAACCCAAACCAAAACCACGCAAATTGTCAAATTAAAGACAAGCGGATCTAAAAAAGTGGTGTTCTCGCAAGAAAACTACTACCCCTTGAGTGGGCGGGAAGTCGGCATTGAAGAATCGCATGGCAAGCTGTATTTAGACATTTTTTCCTATAAACTCCAAAAGTTCATGCAAGGCGAGGTCTTTTTGACCAAAAGACAAACCCAAACCTTTAGACTCAACAACTCCTCCACCCAAATCACCAACATTGAAGGGCGCATCAAGACCTACGAGTACACCCAAACTAAGCAAAAAGACCACAACATTAACGCCCCTTATCAACGCTACGCTTTGCAACAAAAAACCCCCTCCCGCTTTGAAATCGCCATCGATAAAATCCCCTACGAGTTCGATACACAGGGCTGTAGGATTGTGATTAGAAAGCAACTCATCGACACCTTTGCCAACAGCAAGGAAGTGATGATTAACTTAGACTTCAAAAGAGAATTACGCAACAAGGCAGGCTT